A genomic segment from Lignipirellula cremea encodes:
- a CDS encoding DUF2262 domain-containing protein, translated as MTSTFKPPSLDRLAEVDTSDCEYKDGVVEIEGVISPAGLAGWPHSDDYEVHCFHLSAWRYPGQPVVNKKLTILRPAARDADWSGEYPALSIQRIRVLVSTEETRAICAGKAAQKVDAAGLSEVAEELAKPVVIQTERFGELTLDRSIDWFTGKVIWNGETVELSFNADENLSIATGLEVAGKLWDEQTSWKQKVDDYAVQDLLSAKNDGWLLDDEAPLTPDQFKARMTLQSISIDIDGDFEFWHDDGELFWGHSILIQGSLKEGITQADIPG; from the coding sequence GTGACATCCACATTCAAACCACCCAGCCTTGACCGTCTTGCCGAAGTCGATACCTCGGATTGTGAATACAAGGACGGCGTTGTGGAAATCGAGGGAGTCATCTCGCCCGCTGGTCTGGCGGGCTGGCCCCACTCTGACGACTACGAGGTCCATTGTTTCCATTTGTCAGCGTGGCGATATCCGGGGCAACCTGTAGTCAATAAAAAACTGACCATTCTTCGCCCTGCCGCCCGCGATGCGGATTGGTCCGGCGAATATCCCGCGCTCAGCATTCAGCGGATACGGGTGCTGGTATCGACCGAGGAAACACGTGCAATATGCGCCGGCAAAGCAGCTCAAAAGGTCGATGCCGCAGGCCTCTCCGAGGTTGCGGAGGAACTGGCAAAACCGGTGGTAATCCAAACCGAACGATTCGGGGAGCTTACTCTTGATCGTTCGATCGACTGGTTTACAGGCAAAGTGATATGGAACGGAGAGACCGTTGAATTATCTTTCAATGCGGATGAAAACCTGAGTATCGCCACAGGCCTGGAGGTCGCTGGGAAACTCTGGGATGAACAAACGTCCTGGAAGCAGAAGGTTGATGACTATGCCGTGCAAGACCTGCTTTCGGCAAAGAATGACGGTTGGCTGCTGGACGACGAAGCGCCATTGACCCCCGATCAATTTAAAGCACGCATGACGCTGCAGTCCATTTCCATCGATATCGACGGGGACTTTGAATTCTGGCACGATGACGGCGAACTTTTCTGGGGCCATTCGATCCTGATTCAAGGATCACTCAAAGAGGGAATAACCCAGGCGGACATCCCCGGCTGA